From the genome of Alosa alosa isolate M-15738 ecotype Scorff River chromosome 18, AALO_Geno_1.1, whole genome shotgun sequence, one region includes:
- the LOC125311259 gene encoding Kv channel-interacting protein 2-like isoform X4: MLLFFREEWEMEGLQTVGILLVICSSLKLLHFLGLIDFSTGDSIEDDFELSTVCHRPEGLDKLQEQTKFTKKELQVLYRGFKNECPSGVVNEETFKHIYSQFFPQGDSSTYAHFLFEAFDTNKNGSVSFEDFVAGLSIILRGSINDRLNWAFNLYDLNKDGCITKEEMMDIMRSIYDMMGKYTYPCMQDDAPREHVENFFQKMDRNQDGVVTIEEFIESCQKDENIMQSMQLFDNVI; encoded by the exons ATGCTGCTCTTCTTCAGGGAGGAGTGGGAGATGGAGGGGCTGCAGACTGTGGGCATCCTGCTGGTCATCTGCAGCTCGCTCAAGCTCCTCCACTTCCTGGGCTTGATTGACTTCTCCACGGGAG ACAGCATTGAGGATGACTTTGAACTGTCCACGGTGTGCCATCGGCCAGAGGGTCTGGACAAACTACAGGAGCAGACGAAGTTCACCAAGAAGGAGCTTCAAGTTCTCTACAGAGGCTTCAAAAAC gagtGCCCCAGTGGTGTGGTCAATGAAGAAACCTTTAAACACATCTACTCTCAGTTCTTCCCCCAGGGAG ACTCAAGTACATACGCACATTTCCTGTTTGAAGCATTTGACACAAATAAGAATGGGTCAGTTAGTTTTGAG GACTTTGTTGCAGGTCTTTCGATTATCCTCAGAGGGTCAATTAATGACCGATTAAACTGGGCGTTCAACCTTTATGATCTCAATAAGGACGGCTGTATCACCAAAGAG GAGATGATGGACATTATGAGATCAATTTATGACATGATGGGAAAGTACACCTACCCCTGTATGCAAGATGACGCTCCAAGGGAACACGTGGAGAACTTCTTTCAG AAAATGGATCGAAATCAAGATGGTGTTGTCACTATCGAAGAGTTCATTGAGTCATGCCAAAAG GATGAGAACATCATGCAGTCCATGCAGCTGTTTGACAATGTCATTTAG
- the LOC125311259 gene encoding Kv channel-interacting protein 2-like isoform X3, giving the protein MKAKDRDQSLSDSRELDGSYDPLTGNAPSSQSKKTIKQRFLKLLPCCRPSAAPSVSENSIEDDFELSTVCHRPEGLDKLQEQTKFTKKELQVLYRGFKNECPSGVVNEETFKHIYSQFFPQGDSSTYAHFLFEAFDTNKNGSVSFEDFVAGLSIILRGSINDRLNWAFNLYDLNKDGCITKEEMMDIMRSIYDMMGKYTYPCMQDDAPREHVENFFQKMDRNQDGVVTIEEFIESCQKDENIMQSMQLFDNVI; this is encoded by the exons GTAACGCTCCCTCCAGCCAAAGCAAAAAAACCATAAAACAGAGATTCCTCAAACTGCTGCCCTGCTGTCGGCCCAGCGCCGCCCCCTCAGTCTCTGAAA ACAGCATTGAGGATGACTTTGAACTGTCCACGGTGTGCCATCGGCCAGAGGGTCTGGACAAACTACAGGAGCAGACGAAGTTCACCAAGAAGGAGCTTCAAGTTCTCTACAGAGGCTTCAAAAAC gagtGCCCCAGTGGTGTGGTCAATGAAGAAACCTTTAAACACATCTACTCTCAGTTCTTCCCCCAGGGAG ACTCAAGTACATACGCACATTTCCTGTTTGAAGCATTTGACACAAATAAGAATGGGTCAGTTAGTTTTGAG GACTTTGTTGCAGGTCTTTCGATTATCCTCAGAGGGTCAATTAATGACCGATTAAACTGGGCGTTCAACCTTTATGATCTCAATAAGGACGGCTGTATCACCAAAGAG GAGATGATGGACATTATGAGATCAATTTATGACATGATGGGAAAGTACACCTACCCCTGTATGCAAGATGACGCTCCAAGGGAACACGTGGAGAACTTCTTTCAG AAAATGGATCGAAATCAAGATGGTGTTGTCACTATCGAAGAGTTCATTGAGTCATGCCAAAAG GATGAGAACATCATGCAGTCCATGCAGCTGTTTGACAATGTCATTTAG
- the LOC125311259 gene encoding Kv channel-interacting protein 2-like isoform X1, with product MLLFFREEWEMEGLQTVGILLVICSSLKLLHFLGLIDFSTGGNAPSSQSKKTIKQRFLKLLPCCRPSAAPSVSENSIEDDFELSTVCHRPEGLDKLQEQTKFTKKELQVLYRGFKNECPSGVVNEETFKHIYSQFFPQGDSSTYAHFLFEAFDTNKNGSVSFEDFVAGLSIILRGSINDRLNWAFNLYDLNKDGCITKEEMMDIMRSIYDMMGKYTYPCMQDDAPREHVENFFQKMDRNQDGVVTIEEFIESCQKDENIMQSMQLFDNVI from the exons ATGCTGCTCTTCTTCAGGGAGGAGTGGGAGATGGAGGGGCTGCAGACTGTGGGCATCCTGCTGGTCATCTGCAGCTCGCTCAAGCTCCTCCACTTCCTGGGCTTGATTGACTTCTCCACGGGAG GTAACGCTCCCTCCAGCCAAAGCAAAAAAACCATAAAACAGAGATTCCTCAAACTGCTGCCCTGCTGTCGGCCCAGCGCCGCCCCCTCAGTCTCTGAAA ACAGCATTGAGGATGACTTTGAACTGTCCACGGTGTGCCATCGGCCAGAGGGTCTGGACAAACTACAGGAGCAGACGAAGTTCACCAAGAAGGAGCTTCAAGTTCTCTACAGAGGCTTCAAAAAC gagtGCCCCAGTGGTGTGGTCAATGAAGAAACCTTTAAACACATCTACTCTCAGTTCTTCCCCCAGGGAG ACTCAAGTACATACGCACATTTCCTGTTTGAAGCATTTGACACAAATAAGAATGGGTCAGTTAGTTTTGAG GACTTTGTTGCAGGTCTTTCGATTATCCTCAGAGGGTCAATTAATGACCGATTAAACTGGGCGTTCAACCTTTATGATCTCAATAAGGACGGCTGTATCACCAAAGAG GAGATGATGGACATTATGAGATCAATTTATGACATGATGGGAAAGTACACCTACCCCTGTATGCAAGATGACGCTCCAAGGGAACACGTGGAGAACTTCTTTCAG AAAATGGATCGAAATCAAGATGGTGTTGTCACTATCGAAGAGTTCATTGAGTCATGCCAAAAG GATGAGAACATCATGCAGTCCATGCAGCTGTTTGACAATGTCATTTAG
- the LOC125311259 gene encoding Kv channel-interacting protein 2-like isoform X7 — protein MAFIPQTAGAVLRSVRGLLPHRHKGKNSIEDDFELSTVCHRPEGLDKLQEQTKFTKKELQVLYRGFKNECPSGVVNEETFKHIYSQFFPQGDSSTYAHFLFEAFDTNKNGSVSFEDFVAGLSIILRGSINDRLNWAFNLYDLNKDGCITKEEMMDIMRSIYDMMGKYTYPCMQDDAPREHVENFFQKMDRNQDGVVTIEEFIESCQKDENIMQSMQLFDNVI, from the exons ATGGCCTTCATCCCTCAGACTGCTGGAGCGGTGCTTAGGAGTGTGCGAGGCCTGCTGCCCCACAGGCACAAGGGCAAGA ACAGCATTGAGGATGACTTTGAACTGTCCACGGTGTGCCATCGGCCAGAGGGTCTGGACAAACTACAGGAGCAGACGAAGTTCACCAAGAAGGAGCTTCAAGTTCTCTACAGAGGCTTCAAAAAC gagtGCCCCAGTGGTGTGGTCAATGAAGAAACCTTTAAACACATCTACTCTCAGTTCTTCCCCCAGGGAG ACTCAAGTACATACGCACATTTCCTGTTTGAAGCATTTGACACAAATAAGAATGGGTCAGTTAGTTTTGAG GACTTTGTTGCAGGTCTTTCGATTATCCTCAGAGGGTCAATTAATGACCGATTAAACTGGGCGTTCAACCTTTATGATCTCAATAAGGACGGCTGTATCACCAAAGAG GAGATGATGGACATTATGAGATCAATTTATGACATGATGGGAAAGTACACCTACCCCTGTATGCAAGATGACGCTCCAAGGGAACACGTGGAGAACTTCTTTCAG AAAATGGATCGAAATCAAGATGGTGTTGTCACTATCGAAGAGTTCATTGAGTCATGCCAAAAG GATGAGAACATCATGCAGTCCATGCAGCTGTTTGACAATGTCATTTAG
- the LOC125311259 gene encoding Kv channel-interacting protein 2-like isoform X9, protein MVSEVGWLAVRSFAVEAGDSIEDDFELSTVCHRPEGLDKLQEQTKFTKKELQVLYRGFKNECPSGVVNEETFKHIYSQFFPQGDSSTYAHFLFEAFDTNKNGSVSFEDFVAGLSIILRGSINDRLNWAFNLYDLNKDGCITKEEMMDIMRSIYDMMGKYTYPCMQDDAPREHVENFFQKMDRNQDGVVTIEEFIESCQKDENIMQSMQLFDNVI, encoded by the exons ACAGCATTGAGGATGACTTTGAACTGTCCACGGTGTGCCATCGGCCAGAGGGTCTGGACAAACTACAGGAGCAGACGAAGTTCACCAAGAAGGAGCTTCAAGTTCTCTACAGAGGCTTCAAAAAC gagtGCCCCAGTGGTGTGGTCAATGAAGAAACCTTTAAACACATCTACTCTCAGTTCTTCCCCCAGGGAG ACTCAAGTACATACGCACATTTCCTGTTTGAAGCATTTGACACAAATAAGAATGGGTCAGTTAGTTTTGAG GACTTTGTTGCAGGTCTTTCGATTATCCTCAGAGGGTCAATTAATGACCGATTAAACTGGGCGTTCAACCTTTATGATCTCAATAAGGACGGCTGTATCACCAAAGAG GAGATGATGGACATTATGAGATCAATTTATGACATGATGGGAAAGTACACCTACCCCTGTATGCAAGATGACGCTCCAAGGGAACACGTGGAGAACTTCTTTCAG AAAATGGATCGAAATCAAGATGGTGTTGTCACTATCGAAGAGTTCATTGAGTCATGCCAAAAG GATGAGAACATCATGCAGTCCATGCAGCTGTTTGACAATGTCATTTAG